A stretch of DNA from Cryptomeria japonica chromosome 4, Sugi_1.0, whole genome shotgun sequence:
atCAGCAGGATCACCTTCAAGTCTCCAATCAAAGCAATGCCAAAGTTGAGCCAAAACAAAGGACATCTGCCCAATGGCCATATGCCCACCCGGCATCCCCTCCTCCCTATCCCAAAAGGCAGCATATCAAACTCTTGCCCTTGGTAATCAAAAGTCTTACTGCCCATGAATCTTTCGGGTTTGAATTCCTCAGCATCTTCCCACACTGTTGGGTCTCTTCCAGTGGCCCATGTATTGACAAAAAGCATTGTTTTTGCAGATATGGCGTAGCCCTGTGGTCCTACAGTCACAATTTGGCTAGATTCATTTGGGGGCAACAATGTTGCTGGCGGGTAGAGTCGCAAAGACTCTTTAATCACACATTGTAGGTAGTGCATGTTGGGTATATTAGATTCGGTTATCATGCGCTCTTTCCCTACTATAGAATTAATCTCCTCCTGCAGCTTCTTCGCTACCCAAGGGTGTCTGATGAGTGTAGTAATTGTCCATTCCATGCTAGTTGCCGTTGTCTCCATTCCAGAAACAAACAGGTCCTACAAATAAATTATACAACTAATTGCTAGATAAGAAAGTTATCGAAGAATAtacaaaataaattgaatatttagTTAATTCTCGATTATTGACCTTATTACGATGATCAAACTGACTTTTTCAAACATTAATATTCTTATGAAAATATTTGAGTAGGACCTTTCAATGTCAAAGGGTTGAGCTTAATTGATTACAATGTTGAGTTTTTATTGTGGAGATCCAAGTTTCCTTTTTCACAGTGACATCTAAAATGGAATTCTGAGTTTTGACTTTTGATCTTCCATAGTTGGCTTCTAATATGATCATGGTTTCTAAATAAAAATAGATTTCTAAGCAACAACTCTTGACATTATATAACCTATTTCTAATATGTTTACTGACCAGAAATTTATATTGGTGTAATATTATTAGAACTGTCCAATTGGATTGAGAATTCATCTTCCCTAGTCTAAATATTTTACAAAACATCTATCCTAGCAAACAATGAAGAAAACAACACATGCAGCACAAGAGAGGGTAATGGAAGTGACATACAAAGAGAACTCCTTTGACATTTTCTATTGTGAATTCCACCTCCAAAGTCTGTGATTCTACAACATCAAGAAGCACATCCAAAATATCCTTAGTCCACTCGCTCTTCTCCTCCAAAGCCCTCCTCTTCTGCTCAATATGGtcatcaataattcttccaacaatccTGTCAAAAAAGTTGTGG
This window harbors:
- the LOC131874880 gene encoding cytochrome P450 750A1-like — translated: MLTGTRFPVDDVTGNGGELKAMVREVSSTLSAINTGDFIPSIDWMDLQGLKKRMVKAHNFFDRIVGRIIDDHIEQKRRALEEKSEWTKDILDVLLDVVESQTLEVEFTIENVKGVLFDLFVSGMETTATSMEWTITTLIRHPWVAKKLQEEINSIVGKERMITESNIPNMHYLQCVIKESLRLYPPATLLPPNESSQIVTVGPQGYAISAKTMLFVNTWATGRDPTVWEDAEEFKPERFMGSKTFDYQGQEFDMLPFGIGRRGCRVGIWPLGRCPLFWLNFGIALIGDLKWQPMSHF